In Phoenix dactylifera cultivar Barhee BC4 chromosome 1, palm_55x_up_171113_PBpolish2nd_filt_p, whole genome shotgun sequence, the genomic stretch TTAGAATGACTTGGGATCACATTTTGCACCGTAGAGGATGGCACTTACGTTGCTCATGCATGGCAGAGGTCACGATAGCCAACACAAGAACTAATTACTACATGACACTTGACACGTGAGCGAATCGTCTCATTTACTAATACATTAAAACacgtaaaacaaaaataatgtaTCATTTAATTAGCATATATTTCTCAAAGATTACATTTTTAATGTTTGTCAAAATCCTCACCCCCGGATTCATTGCCAAATTATTATATGCTCCATTTGAACCAAAGAGGGATACCTCAAAACCACCTGtttcatctataaatagggggcTGAAACCACCGCAATAGCATCCTCGGCATGCCTTTCTTGGTTCTCTCGTCAACACCcgctcttccaaaaccatgtcGAGGACCAGCATGAAGCTCCAGTTGATTGCCGATGATGCTGCGAGGAAGACTTCcctgaagaagagaaagaagggcttgctgaagaaggtgcaggagCTCAGCATCCTGTGCGATGTCGATGCATGCGCCATCATTTACGGACCCGGCGAGCGCTCCCCGGAGGTGTGGCCCTCGCCGGAGGAGGCCACCCGGATGCTCATGCGGCTCCGAGACATGCCGGAAATGGAACAGAAGCAGAAGATGATGAACCAGGAGGAGTTCCTCtaccagaagatgaggaagttGGTAGACCAACTTCATAAGCAGGAGTTCGAGAATAGGGAGATGGAGAAGAAGCTGAAGATGTATGAGGCACTGAGGACGGGGAACTTCAACGACTTGGACATAGAGCAAGCCATAAGCCTGTCCATGATGATCGAGATGAAGTTGAAGAAAATCTATGAGAAGATGGACGCAATCAGGAAGCACCAGGAGATGGCCTGGGTTGATGGAGCAGTGCAAGAGGGTGGGAATTCGGCTGGGCTGAACGCTCCGTGGGAGAACAACCCAACGGAGCAGGGCAGGGAGATACTCCAGAGGCAGAAGCAGATGATGGATACGATGATCCTCGCAAGGACAAATGAAACCAATCAGCCTTCTCCAGGTCCAGCCAACCCATGGATGGCTTCCTTCTTCCCCTCCAATTGAGCATGGGTGCATGTCCTTGGCTTTCGTGATCTGTCTTGTCTGTCCTATGTTGGGTCCTGTCTTAGTGGTATCAggccaaaataaataataatacagTCTATGCTTTATCATAATCATTGAGTATGTCATGAATAAAAAACCCTATGTTTTGGACGACCCTGGTCTGATGAAATGAttaactttaatgaattataaatcataCCTTGAGTCGCTAAATCCATCTTGAATTGAACTCTGAGATGCGTGCGCAGCCTCGATCAACCGAGATTGATCTGATCTATATTGAAATTAGCGAGAGatcttctggagagagagctcTTAATGCGTATTTTAGATAAGGGGTCtaacaggctatttatagccctctTCAGGAACCAAACGCTGCAAGTGGTTATACCCGTGAAGAGTCATCCCCCATCAAGGTAACCCTTCACTGCTGTGAAAATACCTCAATGCCCTTGTGATTATCAGGATTTACGAAATTCAAGGGGCACTTGTCAAatgtgggttttaattaaacgggatcaggGTTTAATTAAAATAGGATCCAACATTCTTccacttggaccatattgacggcatttgtcaatgtgggccacaacttgacgggatcccaacattctcccacttggaccatattgacaAGTGAAATATCCTTAGCACTTGAATTTTATAATCTTTATACGCGTATTCTTTTTATTCTGATATCAAGTCGGGCAAACTTTATATTTGACTACTTTGAAAATAATAATACGAACCATGGCGGAAATAACACCTATTTGATTGGCGTATAACTTTCCATGATCACTATATTACTAAACCATCATAACCAAACCCTTATGAATAAACTTCTCATAAAATTCATTCTTTGGTCACAATTTCTGCTACCATAGTATGCACAAACCACATGAATTCATTAAAacagaaaatataataaatgtgATTTACAACCATCTGAAATGTGCACAATAATACATCAATTAATTTATACAGAAAATGCCCATTTGACCGACATGCTCCTTATGCAATCTCGGGGCTATTGCTTTGGTCAAAGGATCTGCCAACATAAGCACAGTATTGATGTATTGAACTGAAACTCTATGGTCATCACATTTGTCTTTTATAACAAGATATTTCACCTCCATGTGCTTATTTTCATTGGATATCTTATTATTCTTTATTGAGGAAACTGCTGCTAAATTATCACAATATAACTTTATGGGCCTTGAAATAGTGTCCACAATCTGTAGGCCTGTGATAAAGTTCCTCAACCAAATAGCTTGTATAACTGCATCATAGCATGCTAATAACTCAGCCTCCATTGTTGAAGCAGCTGTCATCTTTTGCTTCGAACTCTTCCACGAGACTGCACCACCAGCTAGTAGAAAGATATAACCTGATGTTGATTTTCTACTATCTGGACATcccgcaaagtctgagtctGAGTATCCAACTATCTCCAAGAGATCGGATTTGTTGTATGTGAGCATATGATCTTGAGTTCCTTGAAGATATCTTAAAACTTTCTTTGCAGCTCTCCGATGTTCCATTTCTGGATTAGCTTGAAATCTCCCCAGTAATCCCATAAcatatgctatatcaggtctGGTACAAACTTGAGCATACATTAAAGTTCCAATTATTGAAGCATATGGAAATGCTTTCATATGGTCCCTTTCAATTTCATTCCTCGGAGATTGTGATTGGCTTAATTTTTCACCTTTAGTAATAGGCACTGGGCTTGGTTTGGAATTTTTCATACCAAATCTCTCCAACATTTTCTTAATGTAGGCTTTTTGAGATAGACAAACTTTTTTCTTAAATCTATCTCTATGAACCTCAATGCCGATGATATATGAGGCTTCACCCATATCCTTTATATCAAAATTACTGGAGAAAAATTGCTTAGTCTCTCTAAGCAATGCCAAATCACTACTAGTAAGcaaaatgtcatctacatataggactagaaaaataaattgacTCCCACTGATCTTAAGATAAATACATCTATCAACAACGTTTTCTACAAAACTAAATGTAGAAATGATGTTATTGAACTTAAGATACCACTGTCGAGATGATTGCTTGAGTCCATATATAGACTTATTTAGCTTGCAAACTTTTTGACTCCGACCTTCTGAAACAAAACCTTTAGGTTgtttcatgtaaacttcttcctctaaatctccattaaGAAATGCAGTTCTCACATCCATTTGGTGCAGCTCTAAGTCAAAATGAGCCACCAAAGCCATAATTATCCTTAAAGAGTCCTTCTTTGAAACTGGAGAGAAGGTCTCATGATAATCAATACCCTCATTTTGAGTAAATTCTTTGGCAACAAGTCTGGCCTTATGTCGCTCTACCTTCCCCTTGGAGTCTCTTTTGGTTTTAAAAATCCATTTGCAGCGTACTACAGTAGCCCCAGGAGGTAGTTCAACTAGAtaccaaacattatttttagccatagaatctatctcatctTTCATAGGATCTAGCCATTTGGAGGAATTTACTGAATTTATGGCTTGTGAGAAATTTATTGGATCATCTATATTTCCTATGTCATAATCGCTTTCTTGAAAGTTTACTATATAATCTGGTGGAATTTGAGATCTCCTTACCCTTGATGACTTTCTTAAAGTTGCTTCTTGATCCACTGGTTCTATAGGTGGAGGAGCAACATTCTCAGTGATAACCGGCACAGATTCAAGTGGAACATTAAAAGTAGACTCATCCTCCTCCAAATCATTATCAATGATAGGTAGAGAAATCATTGGCTGCTTATTTGAATCTTGCACACCATACGGAGTTTGCTTTtcctcaaaattaatttcttgaggTTTTATACTCCCACTGATTTGGTTATTTTCAAGAAATCTAGCATTTCTTATCTCCACAATCCTCAAAGTATGATTAGGACAGTAAAATCTATATCCCTTGGACTTTTCTAGATAACCAATAAAATAACAACTAATGGTTCTAAAATTCAACTTTTTCTCTTGTGGGTTGTACACCCTTGCCTCAGCTTGACACCCCCAAATGTGTAGATGTCTTAAACTAGGTTTCCTACCTGTCCAAACTTCATAAGGTATTTTTGGGACAGCTTTAGTAGGAACCCTGTTTAAAATATATGCAGCGGTTTTTAAGGCATCACCCCACAGAGAAATTGGAAGTGTCGAGTGACTAATCATACTTCTTACCATCTCCATTAATGTTCGGTTTTTTCTTTCTGCAACTCCATTTTGATCAAGAGTACCAGGCATAGTGTATTGTGCAACTATACAATGCTCTTGAAGAAATCGAGCAAATAGACCTAAATGTTGTCTAGTTTCAGTATACCTACCGTAGGATTCACCACCTCTATCTGATCTCAcaactttaatctttttatcaagTTGTAACTCTACCTCTGCTTTGAAAAGCTTAAAAGCATTTAATGTCTCAGCCTTGTCATACAACAAGTAGAGATACCCATAGcgtgagtaatcatcaataaaggtgataaaatatttatgaccAGTAAAACATGTGGTCGAAAAGGGCCCAAATATATCTGTATGTATGACATCCAATAAATTTGTGCTTCTTATAGCACCTTTCTTAAACTTGTTAGTCTGCTTTTCCTTGATGCAGTCTAAACAAGTTTCAAAATCACCATAATCAAGAGTTGGTAAAATTCAATCTTTTACTAAtttcttgattctttttatggaGATATGGCCCAATCTTCGGTGCCATAACATAGTGGAATTTTCATTTATCATGCTACGTTTTAATCCAtaatgatatttattttgcagggATAAAAGGGATAGCTCAAAGGATGTATCAAGGTCTAATTTGAATAAACCATCCTCTAACAAGCAATTACCAACAATAATATTATTCAAGGAAAGGTTTGCAAATGACCGTCCAAATGAAATGGTATATCCAAAGGAAGTAAGTTTAGAAACAGATATCAAGTTTCTTAAAAATCCAGGTACATAGAAGATATTTTCTAGATACAAAATATGGTCGGTCTTTAAGGTCAATTTGAACGTTCCAACAGCTTCCACATGTGAATGCATCTTATTTCCCATTATGATGTTTCGTTCACTTTTCATTGGAATTCTTTTGTTCAACAATCCCTGCAAAGTTTTACATATATGGATAGTAGCACCAGAGTCAATCTACCCTGTGTTATGAGATAcatcaataaaatttgattcataacatactaagaaaagaaaagtaccTTTCTTTTCGAGCCATTTCTTTTACTTGGTGCAGTCCTTTTTCAAATATTCCTGTTTTCTATAGAAGAAGCACTTTATTTGCCTTTTGTCAGTCACTTTGGCtgacactttcattttcttcttcttaacagGAATATGATGACCAGTACTGCCGACCTCTTTATGTCCTTTTCCCTTATGAGAGGTGAGATAAACACTCTCTTGCCTCTCTTGTTTTATTCTCTGCTCCTCATCAACACACATGGCTAGAAGTTGATTCATAGTCCATTTTGCTGTATGTGTGTTGTATGAGATCTTAAATGGTGCATACTCCATAGGCAGAGAATTAAGAACAAAGTGTACAAGAAAAGTCTTTGACATATCTACTTCCAATGATTTTAATTGGGTAGCGATGTCACGTAATTCCATAATGTGCTCGCATGTACCACCATTATCATTATACTTTAAGGAAGCAAACCTTGATATTAAGGTGCTGGCTAGGGCTTTCTTCGAACTCACAAATTGCTCTTCTACTGCTGTTAAGAATTTTTTTGCAGTTTTGCAATCAGAAATTGAGCCCCTTATCTTTCTGGAGATATGATTTTGTATGAGTAAAAGACTTAAGCGGTTTGACCGCTCCCACCTCTCATAcaactttttcttctttggcgTAGTTTCCTCCGTGGGGACAGATTGCATGTCCTCATGAAGTGCCAGATCAATatctgttcgtccgatttctgtttacctaaaaatatgctaaacagatcgttgttagaaccgacaaacaaagtttaaatttaattttactcttaccttttctattcgaagaatagcggttgtaagaggtcgattcATAGGGAGGCAATTGGAGttacataaaaattaaaacgttcactcggatttgaaatcgatttttgattaatagaagaaaaatattacgTTGGGAATgtggaatgattctctagtctattagAGAATATTTTCTACTTGAAATTAACGAAAAGACAGTTACTTAAAtttgaaaagcatttatatatttaatggaaaagaaaagctttggcataaattaaaatggatgaaaaacaGTGCTAAGAAGATTAAAAGCCTAGAAGataaattgtataaaaaaaaatttaatgtattgcatcaaagaagaattaaaagattgcataaaaaaaaagaaattaacttgaacccagaacaaggattgcatgaaaaagaaataatagatttgataaaaataaattgattacaaaggtagaaatgaagattggtagcttgatgctgcctttcttctttaaataaaataaaggaaagaaataacaaaaatcaaaaagaaaacttctccctttctctcccacggtggaacagcaacataaaataataatttttttttcttctttccaagaacagagcattgctctgtttcttcttctccccccTTCGGGCCAGCCGaccacctccttttatagctcgcCCCCACCTAGAAGCTGGCGATTGATCCCAAAGCAGAAGGGCTGAGTCACGGGATGAGCTGGGAGCGTGAAGAGGGCAGACACGcgtgggatgctgggaggaggcgatcGCACGCGGATGAGGTGGAGGAGACGCAGACGGAGAAGGAATTGGCTGGATCATGGCTTGCGGGGCGCTGATTCGGGAAGCTGGATCACGGTGCTGCTGATTTCCTCCTTCACTGGTGGCTGGATCATGGAACGCTTGCAGATGCGGAGGAGACGGAATGGAGCTGGGGTCGTGGAAGAAGCGGACTCGGAGGCTTGAAGCGTGGGGTGCTGAGAGGACCTGACGGACTCTTGGGCTgctggaggagccgatcacgggatCACTTGGAGGccgccgcgggatcgacgggagattGCAAACGTGATGCTGCGATTTGGGGGAGAATCACGGCCTGCTGGAAATGGAAGAAGTTGCTGGGATGGATCGCAGAGGAGGGGCTAGCCGCTGGATCGATGCTTGGGCTCACTCGCGGAATCgctgggaggaggaagagggtagACGAGCGCGAGATCCGTGGATTTCCTTCACGGGATGCGGAGAGGAGTTGATCGTGGAAGAGATCCGTGCGGACTGGCTGGAACGGACGGACGTGGGAGGCTGGATCACGCTGGCAAATTTCTGTGATATCTGCACCACTAGATCCGTTAGTGTACTTGGCAAGAGCCCCCAAGTCAACATCTTTAGACACGGGGGACTTCCTCAGGCAAGCCTTGAATAATTGGTAGCGAGAGGCTTTATCAGGCAGAGGAATATAAATTAACTGGTCCAGACGACCTGGCCTAGTCAATGCTGGATCTATAATGTCAGGCCTGTTAGTTGCTCCAATAATAAATACAGTTTTCTTGGCACTCATGCCATCCATCTCTGTAAGGAGCTGATTAAGAACCCTGTCACTTGATGGTTTAGTGATGTTTTATTGAATGTAGGTTCGGATGAGACGTGGAAGGCCGggatttcatgcatgcatggcagCTGGGGAATTGTTGAGCTCAGGCtaccgggcattgggctcaaacccaatattattgggtttcttggattacttgcactcaaacacaaatataacattaattagttaattttattattaatgattagctataatactgattaagatggtatgatgattgcacttttatgctctcatcacactccccaaccagcttattgctagtctctagcaatttagtgcgaaaatgataaaatgagagtgcaaaagttttatttttatttttagtattatatatatatatgaactaaaataaatactcacttttgtAGAGCATTACAGttacacttagcacgtgcaacaagccgttaaacccctaggttatcctagtggacgagtgttatcTCGTGagagtttgcagtgaagttacccacaaacttcgtcagtcagggatttccaatttttaactcgaaatttgaataagtattactgtatgaaactagaattgcaaggacaatagagacttgttgctatcatattttagcagactctaactcaagtttcattacaccccatctatctgctaacaagtcaagaatatagtgaggtgcaagatagtatcatataaatgagtaactttcacttacttccaacatgatcactccaattttcaagactttctagagttaaatggtaatgaacaccccaaatttaacttttaatcagactgaatgctaataagaa encodes the following:
- the LOC103723405 gene encoding agamous-like MADS-box protein AGL80 — its product is MSRTSMKLQLIADDAARKTSLKKRKKGLLKKVQELSILCDVDACAIIYGPGERSPEVWPSPEEATRMLMRLRDMPEMEQKQKMMNQEEFLYQKMRKLVDQLHKQEFENREMEKKLKMYEALRTGNFNDLDIEQAISLSMMIEMKLKKIYEKMDAIRKHQEMAWVDGAVQEGGNSAGLNAPWENNPTEQGREILQRQKQMMDTMILARTNETNQPSPGPANPWMASFFPSN